One Thermicanus aegyptius DSM 12793 DNA segment encodes these proteins:
- a CDS encoding NUDIX hydrolase has translation MERIITRLSREIVYKDKYLTLNKDQVKFPDGRIGSYVSVEHTQKTPSGLVGVATLGFVEDKIITIKIFRYPIGEFSKEIPRGFVKKKRRIGERSGNSGNCGRSEVGKMPYSCTLLGYVYPDTGIFSGKVGIFMANFNGDDFKGDEKEGIAKVELNSTEEILSDILTGKIQDSYTLAAITFALANGVLVDISRHHVGGLLPR, from the coding sequence ATGGAACGAATTATAACCAGGTTAAGCCGAGAGATTGTGTATAAAGACAAATACCTGACGCTAAACAAGGATCAAGTTAAGTTTCCTGATGGGAGGATAGGGAGCTATGTTTCAGTAGAACACACCCAAAAAACACCTTCCGGCTTAGTAGGCGTTGCTACGCTTGGGTTTGTAGAAGACAAGATCATAACCATTAAAATTTTTCGTTATCCAATTGGCGAATTCTCCAAAGAGATCCCGCGAGGTTTTGTAAAAAAAAAACGAAGAATCGGAGAAAGAAGCGGCAATTCGGGAAATTGCGGAAGAAGTGAAGTAGGGAAAATGCCGTATTCCTGCACTTTGCTTGGCTATGTATATCCAGATACAGGAATTTTTAGCGGTAAAGTTGGAATATTTATGGCCAACTTTAACGGTGACGATTTTAAGGGGGATGAAAAAGAAGGTATCGCAAAGGTCGAACTTAACAGTACCGAGGAGATTTTAAGCGACATCTTAACAGGCAAAATCCAGGATTCGTACACTTTGGCCGCAATAACATTTGCGTTGGCAAACGGAGTTTTGGTGGATATCAGCCGCCATCACGTAGGCGGTCTATTACCGAGGTAA
- a CDS encoding S1 RNA-binding domain-containing protein, producing MMEEIRGILIEGFNPTKIEEETYDKDWKEIYSAFQNKLILQGTVTGIETLQNKVCAIVQFGHIRGVIPIDFSGVEDIRQLRKLTGQDVVFKVVSYDREGETFVASRKDALEHMAGLTWNRLEEGAVIIAVVREVTPIEVRADIGGIMVKIPIEEVDYGWIDDLEEKVKVGDHLHVKVVELDKENKKVKVSAKQAKKNPWPECTKRYQERGEYVGKVSGVREYGVFVNLEPNVDALCPHPRYQNVKKGDKVLMRVLHVDPKKEQIRGRIVRII from the coding sequence ATGATGGAAGAAATCCGCGGAATCTTAATCGAGGGTTTTAACCCGACAAAAATCGAAGAGGAGACTTACGATAAGGATTGGAAAGAAATCTACAGTGCTTTTCAGAACAAACTCATCTTGCAAGGAACCGTCACCGGAATTGAAACCTTGCAAAACAAAGTATGCGCCATCGTGCAATTTGGTCACATTCGGGGTGTCATCCCGATTGATTTTTCGGGAGTAGAAGACATCAGGCAACTAAGAAAGCTCACCGGACAAGACGTAGTTTTTAAGGTTGTAAGCTACGACCGGGAAGGAGAAACCTTTGTCGCCTCCCGTAAAGATGCTTTGGAACACATGGCAGGACTTACATGGAACCGGCTGGAGGAAGGGGCTGTCATCATTGCGGTGGTACGGGAAGTTACCCCGATTGAAGTTAGGGCGGATATTGGGGGGATTATGGTGAAGATCCCCATTGAGGAAGTAGATTACGGCTGGATCGACGACCTTGAGGAAAAAGTGAAAGTAGGAGACCACCTGCACGTAAAAGTCGTCGAGTTGGACAAAGAGAACAAGAAGGTAAAAGTAAGCGCGAAACAAGCCAAGAAAAACCCGTGGCCGGAATGCACGAAGCGTTATCAGGAGCGGGGGGAATATGTGGGCAAAGTATCCGGTGTACGAGAGTACGGCGTCTTTGTTAACCTTGAGCCGAATGTTGATGCCTTATGCCCCCATCCGCGATACCAGAACGTGAAAAAAGGGGATAAGGTACTGATGAGAGTGCTTCACGTTGACCCGAAGAAAGAACAGATTCGGGGAAGGATCGTACGAATTATCTAA
- a CDS encoding type IV secretory system conjugative DNA transfer family protein: protein MQLGLSVIEPKGDMAFMVREMAEAMELPFVHIDPARNREYAIVRGYDPDYKSDTFNPMKGDMDTVAEATVSVLKSLFGKQDPFFATVQELAARNTTKLLKTLYGDNIDLIDVVETLRDPELLEKKVKELKARDGATDLVRFFESELLGSLRDKYRQFAIGLRAQLENLTSNTNLKAIMGGKDSLNIDEHFLKGGILAVNTALGELGTSGDAFGQFVVMHLQSGTFRRPGTERTRIPHFLIVDELSRYINPDFERFLSIAAEYRVAGIFATQSLAQLEVESGKMSGRAIKRSILNGCRNKIVFGGVTAEDAKEFAEELGKRQMIERRGTYANRIFIPNLLPEKYQDVEIEEYRYYYSQIMYSLPRFHFIHKLMKNGVQQTPGIGKGNFVPKDWKERREWEKNESKSKFIFYRLNFWKKKEKEGERKKHEPIERQQEQQEQQENETTRPANESALESTANKISAETVTNDKAEETQKTPQKTLGIEALEALEALEEDKPKKITFRHKDKETHSVQGELFTSNEEDFSPPSLEDEPEEKPPEEEKRAYVPDDDDDFF, encoded by the coding sequence GTGCAGTTGGGATTATCTGTTATCGAACCCAAGGGAGATATGGCCTTCATGGTACGGGAGATGGCAGAAGCGATGGAACTGCCGTTCGTCCATATCGATCCCGCGAGAAACCGTGAATATGCCATCGTAAGAGGTTATGACCCTGACTACAAAAGCGACACTTTCAACCCGATGAAAGGGGACATGGACACTGTGGCGGAAGCGACGGTGTCTGTGTTAAAGAGTCTCTTTGGGAAGCAGGACCCTTTCTTTGCGACGGTTCAGGAGCTTGCGGCAAGGAATACAACAAAGCTCCTCAAGACGCTATACGGTGACAACATTGACCTGATCGACGTTGTAGAAACACTGCGTGACCCGGAACTTCTCGAGAAAAAAGTAAAAGAACTAAAAGCACGTGACGGGGCTACAGACCTCGTTCGTTTTTTTGAGTCTGAACTTTTAGGCTCTTTGAGGGATAAATACCGCCAATTCGCAATCGGGTTGCGTGCACAATTAGAAAACCTCACATCAAACACAAACCTGAAAGCGATCATGGGCGGAAAAGACAGCCTGAACATCGATGAACATTTTTTAAAAGGAGGGATTCTTGCCGTCAACACCGCTTTAGGGGAACTCGGCACAAGCGGAGACGCTTTTGGTCAATTCGTCGTCATGCACCTCCAGAGCGGGACATTTCGGAGACCAGGCACAGAGCGCACGCGCATACCTCATTTTCTCATCGTGGACGAACTATCCAGGTATATTAACCCGGATTTTGAGCGATTCCTGAGTATCGCGGCGGAATATCGCGTAGCCGGAATCTTTGCCACACAATCCCTTGCTCAACTCGAAGTTGAAAGTGGAAAAATGAGCGGGAGAGCGATCAAGCGTTCAATCCTAAACGGGTGCCGCAACAAAATCGTCTTTGGTGGAGTAACTGCGGAAGACGCCAAAGAATTCGCGGAAGAACTCGGAAAAAGGCAAATGATCGAACGGCGAGGAACGTATGCCAACAGAATCTTTATCCCGAATTTACTGCCCGAAAAATACCAGGACGTAGAAATCGAAGAATATCGATACTACTATTCGCAAATCATGTACTCTCTTCCGCGCTTTCACTTCATCCACAAACTCATGAAAAACGGTGTCCAGCAAACACCAGGAATCGGCAAAGGAAATTTCGTCCCGAAAGACTGGAAGGAAAGGAGGGAGTGGGAGAAAAACGAAAGCAAATCCAAATTTATATTCTACAGATTAAATTTCTGGAAGAAAAAAGAGAAAGAAGGTGAGAGAAAAAAACACGAGCCAATAGAAAGACAGCAAGAACAACAAGAACAACAAGAAAATGAAACAACAAGACCCGCAAATGAAAGTGCTTTAGAAAGCACGGCAAACAAAATCTCTGCTGAAACCGTAACAAACGATAAAGCCGAAGAAACGCAAAAAACGCCGCAAAAAACACTGGGAATCGAAGCCTTAGAAGCCTTAGAGGCGCTTGAAGAAGACAAGCCCAAAAAGATAACCTTCCGGCACAAAGACAAAGAAACACATTCCGTTCAGGGGGAACTCTTCACATCAAACGAGGAGGATTTCTCTCCCCCCAGCCTTGAAGATGAACCGGAAGAAAAACCTCCGGAAGAAGAAAAAAGGGCTTATGTGCCCGATGACGATGATGATTTCTTTTAA
- a CDS encoding replication-relaxation family protein: MPDTIKRINERDLEILSAIYKHRVLTTEQIAEMFFDGKKNYCYRKLYLMKNTGLIESYSRIKKEGRATTGGYYITDKGITLLHKNGKIESKVPAANNRVNQKQIGYLAKVNQIFLELAKSGWQYKDSREVKREENRNRGDLVQGKLISPAGVEYEIYYLEDKAKEVAIVKVIKEITFIAKTTNIAVFFGGETSFRNFIEKSNQLRLVMGGEILLLPYNFGIRYLKHYASDEELFQALGKEVIKSDHPWLKWISKEGGEYLVNLLTNDYMMIFNLTRMTEEQKQKYGREIKVLVANRMVSEYQKYFRDQHFITFESIDIKDLFNERGKKDGTYSDQSA; encoded by the coding sequence ATGCCTGATACGATCAAACGCATAAACGAAAGAGATTTAGAAATACTCTCCGCAATCTACAAACACCGTGTACTTACAACAGAACAGATTGCGGAGATGTTTTTTGACGGTAAAAAAAACTACTGCTACCGCAAGCTATACCTCATGAAGAACACAGGATTGATCGAGTCATATTCAAGAATCAAAAAAGAGGGGAGGGCGACAACAGGGGGGTACTACATCACCGATAAAGGGATCACGCTTCTACACAAAAACGGCAAGATCGAAAGCAAAGTCCCTGCTGCGAACAACCGGGTCAATCAAAAGCAGATCGGATACCTTGCGAAGGTCAATCAAATCTTTCTCGAACTTGCCAAATCCGGATGGCAATATAAAGACAGCCGTGAAGTCAAAAGAGAAGAGAACCGAAACCGGGGTGATCTTGTGCAAGGAAAGCTCATCTCTCCGGCAGGGGTAGAATACGAGATTTACTATCTTGAGGACAAGGCAAAAGAAGTCGCCATTGTCAAAGTGATAAAAGAAATCACTTTTATTGCTAAAACCACAAATATCGCCGTCTTTTTTGGTGGCGAAACCAGCTTCAGGAACTTCATCGAAAAAAGCAACCAGTTACGCTTGGTTATGGGAGGAGAAATTCTTCTCCTCCCTTATAACTTCGGAATCAGGTACCTCAAACACTATGCAAGCGACGAAGAATTATTCCAAGCACTTGGAAAGGAGGTGATAAAAAGCGATCACCCGTGGTTGAAATGGATTTCAAAAGAAGGGGGTGAATATCTTGTTAATCTGCTCACAAACGACTACATGATGATCTTCAACCTCACACGAATGACGGAAGAACAAAAACAAAAATACGGAAGGGAAATCAAGGTTCTTGTGGCAAACCGAATGGTTTCCGAGTATCAAAAATACTTTAGAGACCAACACTTCATCACATTCGAGTCAATCGACATCAAAGATCTTTTTAATGAAAGGGGGAAAAAAGATGGAACATACTCTGATCAATCCGCTTAA
- a CDS encoding cell wall hydrolase: MKRTYINITLILISLVISLVLAVTHFTGLRKVEIEPNRAPPILIGQSDEEDILAIKQYKTPSKAKNITISSLSEENQTEVMLLARLIHAEAGNQPYEGKIAVANVVLNRVKSPDFPNTIKDVIFQKGQFTPVANKKINNTPTEEDIKAAKEALEGVVVLEDALYFENSKNKNNWIKKNREFITRIGEHNFYR; the protein is encoded by the coding sequence GTGAAAAGAACATATATCAACATTACCTTAATTCTCATCTCTCTCGTTATCTCACTCGTTTTGGCAGTGACACACTTCACCGGATTAAGAAAAGTAGAAATCGAACCCAATAGAGCGCCGCCTATTCTGATCGGTCAATCTGACGAGGAGGATATACTCGCCATAAAACAATACAAAACTCCATCCAAGGCTAAAAATATAACGATCTCCAGTCTCTCAGAAGAAAATCAAACGGAAGTCATGTTGCTTGCCCGTCTTATTCACGCTGAAGCAGGGAACCAGCCATACGAAGGAAAGATTGCCGTGGCAAATGTGGTACTGAATCGAGTAAAAAGTCCTGATTTTCCCAACACCATCAAAGACGTGATCTTCCAAAAAGGGCAGTTCACGCCCGTCGCCAACAAAAAGATTAACAACACGCCGACAGAAGAGGATATAAAAGCGGCTAAAGAAGCATTGGAAGGGGTGGTCGTATTGGAAGATGCGCTCTATTTTGAAAACAGCAAAAATAAAAACAACTGGATTAAAAAGAACAGGGAATTCATCACCCGAATCGGCGAACACAACTTCTATAGATAA
- a CDS encoding ParM/StbA family protein, whose amino-acid sequence MFKIAVDIGYGYVKGINENGERVLFRSLISPAHDRSIMRLFGPDEGENDIHVRVEERGKAEEYFVGDLALESRMAMYAFDRNKINEPETKILLATAVGELLPPDPQPIHLITGLPFGHFKEQKDAFEDMLNKININLKHLTGKKKGQVSTIKFDKVTVFIQGGASVYANLLNTGGFPKRPELFRSGELISAVNIGFRTVDVVTFHAVDKLKLMWDMSFTIDASVGGMQIRTLAQDAFFEKTGHRPNIVIIEDIIKKGGRQYFAGREIDISSDLRKAKETVASTIKRHITSMWGEKKEFVRTIFFCGGGALELKEYLEDFHPNVEFPRDGQFADAIGYLILGRIQEQTRKV is encoded by the coding sequence ATGTTTAAAATTGCCGTAGACATCGGTTATGGCTATGTAAAGGGGATCAACGAAAATGGGGAGAGGGTACTCTTCCGCAGTCTCATCTCCCCAGCCCATGACCGGAGCATAATGAGGCTTTTTGGGCCAGATGAAGGGGAAAACGACATTCACGTAAGGGTTGAGGAAAGAGGTAAGGCGGAGGAATACTTCGTCGGCGACTTAGCATTAGAATCTCGCATGGCCATGTATGCTTTTGATAGAAATAAAATCAATGAGCCGGAGACGAAAATTCTCCTAGCAACGGCAGTAGGGGAGCTTCTCCCCCCTGACCCTCAGCCCATACATCTCATTACCGGGCTCCCCTTTGGACACTTCAAAGAACAGAAAGATGCCTTTGAAGATATGCTAAACAAGATAAACATAAACTTGAAACACCTCACCGGGAAAAAGAAAGGACAAGTAAGCACCATCAAGTTTGATAAAGTCACGGTCTTTATTCAAGGGGGTGCTTCCGTTTATGCCAATCTTCTAAACACCGGAGGATTTCCTAAAAGACCTGAACTATTTCGTAGTGGAGAATTGATCTCGGCTGTCAACATCGGCTTTCGTACAGTGGATGTAGTCACTTTCCATGCGGTAGATAAATTAAAACTCATGTGGGATATGTCGTTTACGATAGACGCTTCAGTAGGCGGTATGCAGATTAGAACGTTAGCACAAGACGCCTTTTTTGAAAAGACAGGACACCGGCCAAACATCGTTATTATTGAAGACATCATAAAAAAGGGAGGAAGGCAATATTTCGCAGGGAGAGAGATCGATATATCTTCCGATTTGCGTAAAGCGAAAGAAACAGTAGCCTCTACCATCAAAAGGCACATCACCTCTATGTGGGGAGAAAAGAAAGAATTTGTCCGCACAATCTTTTTCTGTGGCGGAGGAGCTTTAGAGCTTAAAGAATATCTTGAAGACTTCCATCCGAATGTAGAATTCCCGAGGGACGGTCAATTTGCAGATGCCATCGGATATTTGATTTTGGGGAGGATACAAGAACAAACAAGGAAAGTGTAA